One segment of Sphingomonas phyllosphaerae DNA contains the following:
- a CDS encoding EAL domain-containing protein, giving the protein MLDSAAALPPPAAETGQIALLGATMLTAIAFQPTRAAAIAFAATLAAMVMATHGPTPASLAAIVVAGAHGVATIRLALADQRAVALRCLALEEQQRARLLVASVEEQGPGWFWQADRTGRIRYLSDKVAAEMRALGIEPIGAALSSVFRVDSALIDTERTLTFHLSSRTSFADYCVRPAIEDAPERWWSISGRPVIDDLGRFQGFAGAGSDLTEQRRAEAEIKRLALFDSLTGLANRQRMRLSLEQTLTHRSGASMSTGLLLLDLDRFKAVNDTLGHQMGDELLKEVAQRLQRTIGDAGLVGRLGGDEFQVVIPGEGNRDRLGMLADRVIAALSLPYHIQSATLSIGCSVGVAVAPLHGDTPEALVRNADLALYAAKADGRGVHRFYREELLEGAQNRKRLEDDLRQALGGDQFHLTYQAVVSTADERIMGYEALLRWDHPERGAISPADFVPVAEECGLIETIGEWVMRSACMEAATWPDHVRVAVNVSPIQFANPALPAIVASALAASGLPAHRLELEITEGVFLNEDASSERMFRSLKGLGVRLALDDFGTGYSSLGYLKKAPFDKIKIDQSFVRGAIQPGNRNAAIIKAIVSLAQTLGMETTAEGVEQQDEIALIRDLGCSHIQGFVYGRPARSAQVREQLGAAGGFAVPIGHKTSRAPRQRMLRTVRLALGAESAEVRLRNLSETGAMIDGVDLPEEAIGHPVRAELTDGQWTPAIISWIGDGRAGLRFDHAIDVERLGHAPAPAPAPAPVPTTIPCAGTAGAATLPAAAGGRR; this is encoded by the coding sequence ATGCTCGATTCGGCCGCCGCCCTGCCCCCGCCCGCGGCGGAAACGGGGCAGATCGCGCTGCTCGGCGCGACCATGCTCACCGCGATCGCGTTCCAGCCCACCCGCGCCGCCGCGATCGCCTTCGCCGCGACGCTGGCGGCGATGGTCATGGCGACGCACGGCCCGACGCCGGCCTCGCTCGCCGCGATCGTGGTCGCGGGTGCGCATGGCGTGGCGACGATCCGGCTCGCGCTGGCCGACCAGCGCGCCGTCGCGCTGCGCTGCCTCGCGCTGGAGGAGCAGCAGCGCGCGCGGCTGCTCGTCGCCAGCGTCGAGGAGCAGGGCCCCGGCTGGTTCTGGCAGGCGGATCGCACCGGGCGCATCCGCTACCTGTCGGACAAGGTCGCCGCGGAGATGCGCGCTTTGGGCATCGAGCCGATCGGCGCGGCGCTGTCCTCGGTCTTCCGCGTCGACAGCGCGCTGATCGATACCGAGCGGACGCTGACCTTTCACCTGTCCTCGCGCACCTCGTTCGCCGATTATTGCGTCCGCCCCGCGATCGAGGACGCGCCGGAGCGCTGGTGGTCGATCTCCGGCCGCCCGGTGATCGACGATCTGGGCCGGTTCCAGGGGTTCGCCGGCGCCGGCTCCGACCTGACCGAGCAGCGCCGCGCGGAGGCGGAGATCAAGCGACTGGCGCTGTTCGACAGCCTGACCGGGCTCGCCAACCGCCAGCGGATGCGGCTGTCGCTCGAACAGACGCTGACCCATCGCAGCGGCGCGTCGATGTCGACCGGGCTGCTGCTGCTCGACCTCGACCGCTTCAAGGCGGTCAACGACACGCTCGGCCACCAGATGGGCGACGAGCTGCTGAAGGAGGTCGCCCAGCGGCTGCAGCGCACGATCGGCGACGCGGGCCTGGTGGGGCGGCTGGGCGGCGACGAATTCCAGGTGGTGATCCCGGGGGAGGGCAATCGCGACCGGCTGGGGATGCTCGCCGACCGCGTCATCGCCGCGCTGTCGCTGCCGTACCACATCCAGTCCGCGACCTTGTCGATCGGCTGTTCGGTCGGCGTCGCGGTCGCCCCGCTCCACGGCGACACGCCCGAAGCGCTGGTGCGCAACGCCGATCTGGCGCTCTATGCCGCCAAGGCCGACGGGCGCGGCGTCCACCGCTTCTACCGCGAGGAATTGCTGGAGGGCGCGCAGAACCGCAAGCGGCTGGAGGACGACCTGCGACAGGCGCTGGGCGGCGACCAGTTCCACCTCACCTACCAGGCGGTCGTCTCCACCGCGGACGAGCGTATCATGGGGTATGAGGCGCTGCTGCGCTGGGATCATCCCGAGCGCGGGGCGATCAGCCCGGCCGATTTCGTGCCGGTGGCGGAGGAATGCGGGCTGATCGAGACGATCGGCGAATGGGTCATGCGCAGCGCCTGCATGGAGGCCGCGACCTGGCCCGACCACGTCCGCGTCGCGGTCAACGTCTCCCCGATCCAGTTCGCCAATCCCGCGCTCCCCGCGATCGTCGCCAGCGCGCTCGCCGCCTCGGGCCTCCCTGCGCACCGGCTGGAGCTGGAGATCACCGAGGGCGTGTTCCTCAACGAGGACGCCTCGTCGGAGCGGATGTTCAGGTCGCTCAAGGGGCTGGGCGTCCGCCTCGCGCTCGACGACTTCGGCACCGGCTATTCGTCGCTCGGCTATCTGAAGAAGGCGCCGTTCGACAAGATCAAGATCGACCAGAGCTTCGTGCGCGGCGCGATCCAGCCCGGCAACCGCAACGCCGCGATCATCAAGGCGATCGTCAGCCTGGCGCAGACGCTGGGGATGGAGACCACCGCGGAGGGCGTGGAGCAGCAGGACGAGATCGCGCTGATCCGCGACCTGGGGTGCAGCCATATCCAGGGGTTCGTCTATGGCCGCCCCGCGCGCAGCGCGCAGGTGCGCGAGCAGCTGGGGGCGGCCGGCGGCTTCGCGGTGCCGATCGGTCACAAGACCAGCCGCGCGCCGCGCCAGCGGATGCTGCGCACCGTGCGGCTGGCGCTGGGGGCGGAAAGCGCGGAGGTGCGCCTGCGCAACCTGTCGGAGACCGGCGCGATGATCGACGGCGTCGACCTGCCCGAGGAGGCGATCGGCCATCCGGTCCGCGCCGAGCTGACCGACGGGCAATGGACGCCCGCGATCATCAGCTGGATCGGCGACGGGCGCGCCGGGCTGCGCTTCGATCACGCGATCGATGTCGAGCGCCTCGGCCACGCCCCCGCCCCAGCCCCAGCCCCAGCCCCCGTCCCCACCACCATCCCGTGCGCCGGGACCGCGGGCGCCGCCACCCTGCCGGCCGCGGCCGGCGGGCGTCGTTAA
- a CDS encoding 2OG-Fe(II) oxygenase yields the protein MTVQQPIAADAGATSPGASMASLITGDMLRATRFMGAQRFPSPHVELWTMPDFLAPEECDILMRYIDANKEPSRVAYGDAGARTSETCVFDNTTPVVQLLDLRLSMLLGIPPGCGEPIQGQRYAVGQEFKLHHDYFEDHHPDTASNRHRCGNRTWTAMIYLNEPEEGGETGFHYLQHEFVPTRGMAVCWNNIGPDGKPNRYTLHQGKPVIRGDKYIVTKWFRERAWMGPVGYVPPAAAAVSRAKPKVRRAIKGRR from the coding sequence GTGACTGTCCAGCAACCGATCGCCGCCGATGCCGGCGCCACTTCTCCCGGCGCGTCGATGGCGTCGCTCATCACCGGGGACATGCTGCGCGCGACGCGTTTCATGGGGGCGCAGCGCTTCCCCAGCCCGCATGTCGAATTGTGGACCATGCCCGATTTCCTCGCGCCCGAGGAATGCGACATCCTGATGCGCTACATCGACGCCAACAAGGAGCCGTCGCGCGTCGCCTACGGCGATGCCGGCGCGCGCACCAGCGAGACGTGCGTGTTCGACAACACCACCCCCGTCGTCCAGCTGCTCGACCTGCGGCTGTCGATGCTGCTCGGCATCCCGCCCGGCTGCGGCGAGCCGATCCAGGGCCAGCGCTATGCCGTGGGGCAGGAGTTCAAGCTGCACCACGACTATTTCGAGGATCACCACCCCGACACCGCCAGCAACCGCCACCGCTGCGGCAACCGCACCTGGACCGCGATGATCTACCTCAACGAGCCGGAGGAAGGCGGCGAGACCGGCTTCCACTATCTCCAGCACGAATTCGTGCCGACGCGCGGGATGGCGGTGTGCTGGAACAACATCGGCCCCGACGGCAAGCCCAATCGCTACACGCTGCACCAGGGCAAGCCGGTGATCCGCGGCGACAAGTACATCGTCACCAAGTGGTTCCGCGAGCGCGCGTGGATGGGCCCGGTCGGCTACGTGCCCCCGGCCGCCGCCGCCGTCTCCCGGGCGAAGCCGAAGGTCCGGCGCGCCATCAAGGGCCGTCGCTGA
- a CDS encoding ribonucleoside-diphosphate reductase subunit alpha — MDFRGTDGEAMTTDTIEAATQTAGPDTTGATTTQGALNKPYPVEVDHGRDALLTDFGKETLQDRYLLPGESYQDLFVRVASAYADDAAHAQRIYDYISRLWFMPATPVLSNGGTGRGLPISCYLNSVPDSLNGIVDTWNENVWLASRGGGIGTYWGNVRGIGEPVGLNGKTSGIIPFVRVMDSLTLAISQGSLRRGSAACYLDISHPEIEEFLEIRKPSGDFNRKALNLHHGVLIPDAFMEAVRDGAEWELKSPKDQSVRGKVDARALFQKLVETRLATGEPYIVFADHVNRNMPKHHRELGLKVSTSNLCSEITLPTGRDHLGNDRTAVCCLSSLNLETWDEWKDEKGFIEDVMRFLDNVLQDYIDRHEPGMERAAYSAARERSVGLGVMGFHSFLQARGLPFEGAMAKSWNLRIFRHVNAQVNEASMMLAQERGPCPDAADMGVMERFSCKMAIAPTASISIICGGTSACIEPIPANIYTHKTLSGSFSVKNPYLEKLLIEKSKNSDTVWNSILEHGGSVQHLDFLTQEEKDCYKTSFEIDQRWLLELAGDRTPFIDQAQSLNLFIPADVEKWDLLMLHYRAWELGIKSLYYLRSKSVQRAGFAGGVENDNTIEKPKYEFGESTDYDECLACQ, encoded by the coding sequence ATGGATTTCAGAGGAACGGACGGCGAGGCGATGACCACCGACACGATCGAGGCGGCAACCCAGACCGCGGGCCCGGACACGACCGGCGCGACCACCACGCAGGGCGCGCTGAACAAGCCGTATCCGGTCGAGGTCGACCACGGCCGCGACGCGCTGCTGACCGATTTCGGCAAGGAGACGCTCCAGGACCGCTATCTGCTCCCGGGCGAGAGCTATCAGGACCTGTTCGTCCGCGTCGCCTCGGCCTATGCCGACGATGCCGCGCACGCGCAGCGCATCTACGACTATATCTCGCGGCTGTGGTTCATGCCCGCGACGCCGGTGCTCTCGAACGGCGGCACCGGCCGCGGCCTGCCGATTTCCTGCTATCTCAATTCGGTCCCCGACAGCCTCAACGGCATCGTCGACACCTGGAACGAGAATGTCTGGCTCGCCTCGCGCGGGGGCGGCATCGGCACCTATTGGGGCAACGTCCGCGGCATCGGCGAGCCGGTCGGCCTGAACGGCAAGACCAGCGGCATCATCCCCTTCGTCCGCGTGATGGATTCGCTCACCCTCGCGATCTCGCAGGGGTCGCTGCGCCGCGGCTCGGCCGCCTGCTACCTCGACATCTCGCACCCGGAGATCGAGGAGTTCCTGGAGATCCGCAAGCCCTCGGGCGACTTCAACCGCAAGGCGCTCAACCTCCACCACGGCGTCCTCATCCCCGACGCCTTCATGGAGGCGGTGCGCGACGGCGCGGAATGGGAGCTCAAGAGCCCGAAGGACCAGTCGGTCCGCGGCAAGGTCGATGCGCGCGCGCTGTTCCAGAAGCTGGTCGAGACGCGGCTGGCCACCGGCGAGCCGTACATCGTCTTCGCCGATCATGTGAACCGCAACATGCCCAAGCACCACCGCGAGCTGGGCCTGAAGGTGTCGACGTCGAACCTGTGCAGCGAGATCACGCTGCCCACGGGGCGCGACCATCTCGGCAACGATCGCACCGCGGTCTGCTGCCTGTCCTCGCTCAACCTCGAGACGTGGGACGAGTGGAAGGACGAGAAGGGCTTCATCGAGGACGTGATGCGCTTCCTCGACAACGTGCTGCAGGATTATATCGACCGTCACGAGCCCGGCATGGAGCGTGCCGCCTACAGCGCCGCGCGCGAGCGCTCGGTGGGCCTGGGCGTCATGGGCTTCCACTCCTTCCTCCAGGCGCGCGGGCTGCCGTTCGAGGGGGCGATGGCCAAGAGCTGGAACCTGCGCATCTTCCGCCACGTCAACGCGCAGGTGAACGAGGCGTCGATGATGCTCGCGCAGGAGCGCGGCCCCTGCCCCGACGCCGCCGACATGGGGGTGATGGAGCGCTTCTCCTGCAAGATGGCGATCGCGCCGACCGCGTCGATCAGCATCATCTGCGGCGGCACCAGCGCCTGCATCGAACCGATCCCGGCCAATATCTACACCCACAAGACGCTGTCGGGCAGTTTCTCGGTCAAGAACCCGTATCTCGAAAAGCTGCTGATCGAGAAGAGCAAGAATTCCGACACCGTGTGGAATTCGATCCTGGAGCACGGCGGCTCGGTCCAGCATCTCGACTTCCTCACGCAGGAGGAGAAGGACTGCTACAAGACCTCGTTCGAGATCGACCAGCGCTGGCTGCTCGAACTGGCGGGCGACCGCACGCCCTTCATCGACCAGGCGCAATCGCTCAACCTGTTCATCCCCGCCGACGTCGAGAAGTGGGACCTGCTGATGCTCCACTATCGCGCGTGGGAACTGGGCATCAAGTCGCTCTACTATCTCCGCTCGAAGTCGGTCCAGCGTGCGGGCTTCGCCGGGGGCGTGGAGAACGACAATACGATCGAGAAGCCGAAGTACGAATTCGGCGAGAGCACGGACTATGACGAGTGTCTCGCTTGCCAATGA
- a CDS encoding endonuclease domain-containing protein: MRGRRGNLAADTVVRSRRLRREAGEPERRLWHVLRQSLPETKFRRQVPLGPYHADFCSHGARLIVEVDGDDHATRIATDEARTRFLTDEGYRVIRFTNAEVMQMIDAVLASIAHALVEDGRP, encoded by the coding sequence GTGAGGGGGAGGCGCGGCAACCTCGCCGCCGACACCGTCGTCCGCTCGCGCCGCCTCCGCCGGGAGGCCGGCGAGCCCGAACGACGCCTCTGGCACGTGCTCCGCCAATCGCTGCCCGAGACGAAGTTCCGCCGACAGGTGCCGCTAGGCCCGTACCACGCGGACTTCTGCTCGCACGGCGCCAGGCTGATCGTCGAAGTCGACGGCGACGACCACGCGACACGCATTGCAACCGACGAGGCGCGGACGCGCTTCCTGACTGACGAAGGCTATCGGGTGATCCGTTTCACGAACGCAGAGGTGATGCAGATGATCGACGCGGTTCTAGCGTCGATCGCGCACGCGCTCGTCGAAGACGGCCGCCCGTGA
- a CDS encoding DUF2171 domain-containing protein translates to MADASQIKEHAEVIGADGVHVGTVDHVDGDRIKLTKNDSPSTQDGQGAKHYYIPLGLVAEVEGDTVRLSATAQNAQDMFEEAE, encoded by the coding sequence ATGGCCGATGCCAGCCAGATCAAGGAACATGCCGAAGTGATCGGTGCGGACGGCGTGCATGTCGGCACCGTCGACCATGTTGACGGCGACCGTATCAAGCTGACCAAGAACGATTCGCCCTCGACGCAGGACGGGCAGGGCGCGAAGCATTATTACATCCCGCTCGGGCTGGTGGCCGAGGTGGAGGGCGACACGGTGCGCCTGTCCGCCACCGCGCAGAACGCGCAGGACATGTTCGAAGAGGCGGAATGA
- a CDS encoding ribonucleotide-diphosphate reductase subunit beta: MSLLQASKQYKPFEYPWAFEFWKRQQQLHWLPEEVPLGEDCRDWAQKLSDHERNLLTQIFRFFTQADVEVQDCYHEKYGRVFKPTEIKMMLTAFSNMETVHIAAYSHLLDTIGMPESEYGAFLEYAEMKEKHDYMQNFGVDTDEDIARTLAMFGGFTEGVQLFASFAMLMNFPRFNKMKGMGQIVTWSIRDESLHCEGIIKMFHTFVAERQCLTKAVKDDIADVCQTTIRLEDNFIDLAFEMGPVNGMTPKEIKKYIRFIADWRLGQLGLKPIYMIDEHPLPWLTPMLNGVEHANFFEQRATEYSKAATRGQWNDVWDSFDKRRKAKAGALPTGPANEETGDMFARAGVAAE, encoded by the coding sequence ATGTCCCTCCTCCAAGCATCCAAGCAGTACAAGCCGTTCGAATACCCCTGGGCGTTCGAATTCTGGAAGCGCCAGCAGCAGCTCCACTGGCTGCCCGAAGAGGTGCCGCTGGGCGAGGATTGCCGCGACTGGGCGCAGAAGCTGTCCGATCACGAGCGCAACCTGCTGACGCAGATCTTCCGCTTCTTCACCCAGGCCGATGTCGAGGTGCAGGACTGCTACCACGAGAAATACGGCCGCGTGTTCAAGCCGACCGAGATCAAGATGATGCTGACCGCGTTCAGCAACATGGAGACGGTCCATATCGCCGCCTACAGCCACCTGCTCGACACGATCGGCATGCCCGAGAGCGAGTATGGCGCCTTCCTCGAATATGCCGAGATGAAGGAGAAGCATGACTATATGCAGAATTTCGGCGTCGACACCGACGAGGATATCGCGCGCACGCTCGCGATGTTCGGCGGCTTCACCGAAGGGGTGCAGCTGTTCGCGTCGTTCGCGATGCTGATGAACTTCCCGCGCTTCAACAAGATGAAGGGCATGGGGCAGATCGTCACCTGGTCGATCCGCGACGAGAGCCTGCATTGCGAGGGCATCATCAAGATGTTCCACACCTTCGTCGCCGAGCGCCAGTGCCTGACCAAGGCGGTGAAGGACGATATCGCCGACGTCTGCCAGACGACGATCCGGCTGGAGGACAATTTCATCGACCTCGCCTTCGAAATGGGCCCGGTCAACGGCATGACGCCCAAGGAGATCAAGAAGTACATCCGCTTCATCGCCGACTGGCGACTGGGACAATTGGGGCTGAAGCCGATCTACATGATCGACGAGCATCCGCTGCCCTGGCTGACGCCGATGCTGAACGGCGTCGAGCACGCCAATTTCTTCGAACAGCGCGCGACGGAATATTCGAAGGCCGCGACCAGGGGCCAGTGGAACGACGTATGGGATTCGTTCGACAAGCGCCGCAAGGCGAAGGCCGGCGCACTGCCGACCGGCCCCGCGAACGAGGAAACCGGCGACATGTTCGCGCGGGCGGGCGTGGCGGCGGAGTGA
- a CDS encoding DUF4160 domain-containing protein, translating to MPVISLFFGIVIRMYFDDHPPPHFHASYQGFEAFVRIEDGEITQGSLPRKAARIVRQWALDHRDELMANWQRGVDLLPMEMIAGADLDD from the coding sequence ATGCCCGTCATCTCCCTCTTCTTCGGCATCGTGATCCGGATGTATTTCGACGATCATCCGCCGCCGCACTTCCATGCAAGCTACCAGGGCTTCGAGGCGTTCGTGCGGATCGAGGATGGCGAGATCACGCAGGGGAGCCTGCCGCGCAAGGCCGCCCGGATCGTGCGGCAATGGGCGCTCGACCACCGGGACGAGCTTATGGCAAACTGGCAGCGCGGCGTGGACTTGCTGCCGATGGAGATGATCGCAGGAGCGGACCTCGATGATTAA
- a CDS encoding DUF2442 domain-containing protein, translated as MIKIVRLAVTGPTSLSLAFSDGSQATWFADDLIARDTVMTRPLGDAGYFARAFIEGGALAWPNGFELSAASLHRRLAESGALIRSAA; from the coding sequence ATGATTAAGATCGTTCGGCTCGCCGTGACGGGCCCCACCAGCCTGTCGCTCGCCTTCTCCGATGGCAGCCAGGCGACGTGGTTTGCCGACGACCTGATCGCGCGCGACACGGTCATGACGCGCCCGCTCGGCGACGCGGGCTATTTCGCGCGCGCCTTTATCGAGGGCGGCGCGCTGGCATGGCCCAACGGGTTCGAACTGTCGGCGGCCAGCCTCCATCGTCGCCTGGCAGAGTCGGGCGCCCTTATCCGGTCGGCCGCGTGA
- a CDS encoding DUF4440 domain-containing protein, which translates to MEDDRVWAFEESLWTGDAQHYRESIDDSCLMVVPMPPYVLEGEAAVKAVSDTPRWDTVALSDRRIVRPQEGLIVVGYTAHAQRGGEGGEEGYVAHCTSTYRRLAHDEWRVVQHQQTPPLVAEVRG; encoded by the coding sequence ATGGAAGACGACCGCGTATGGGCCTTCGAGGAGAGCCTGTGGACCGGCGACGCGCAGCATTACCGCGAGTCGATCGACGACAGCTGCCTGATGGTCGTACCGATGCCGCCCTATGTGCTGGAGGGCGAGGCGGCGGTGAAGGCGGTCAGCGACACGCCGCGCTGGGACACGGTGGCGCTGAGCGACCGCCGCATCGTGCGCCCGCAGGAAGGGCTGATCGTGGTCGGCTATACCGCCCACGCACAGCGCGGCGGGGAGGGCGGCGAGGAAGGCTATGTCGCGCACTGCACCTCGACGTATCGCCGGCTGGCGCATGACGAATGGCGCGTGGTGCAGCACCAGCAGACCCCGCCGCTGGTGGCGGAGGTGCGGGGGTAG
- a CDS encoding HAD-IA family hydrolase, whose translation MSDGNPTSVIFDVGHVLYDWDPRVLYERLFDDERALDAFLSTVVTREWHFQHDAGRPFAETSAELSALHPEHAAMIALWGPRFSEQIPGPMPGMAALVDELEAAGVPLFAITNFSGEFFADFRVREAGMFDRFRDIVVSGDEKMVKPDPAIFRLALDRFGLAPADACFVDDNAANVAAATALGIRSHLFRDAETLRREMVALGLLGG comes from the coding sequence ATTAGCGACGGCAACCCGACGTCGGTCATCTTCGACGTCGGGCACGTCCTGTACGACTGGGACCCGCGGGTCCTGTACGAGCGCCTGTTCGACGACGAACGGGCGCTCGACGCGTTCCTGTCGACGGTCGTCACGCGGGAATGGCATTTCCAGCACGACGCCGGCCGCCCCTTCGCGGAGACGTCGGCGGAGCTGAGCGCGCTCCATCCCGAACATGCCGCGATGATCGCGCTGTGGGGGCCGCGCTTTTCCGAGCAGATCCCGGGGCCGATGCCCGGCATGGCGGCGCTGGTCGACGAGCTGGAGGCGGCGGGCGTGCCGCTGTTCGCGATCACCAATTTCTCGGGCGAGTTCTTCGCCGATTTCCGCGTGCGCGAAGCGGGGATGTTCGACCGTTTCCGCGACATCGTGGTGTCGGGCGACGAGAAGATGGTGAAGCCCGACCCGGCGATCTTCCGGCTGGCGCTCGACCGATTCGGGCTGGCGCCGGCGGATGCCTGTTTCGTCGACGACAATGCCGCCAATGTCGCCGCCGCGACGGCGCTGGGCATCCGCTCGCATCTGTTCCGGGACGCCGAGACGCTGCGTCGCGAGATGGTGGCGCTGGGGCTGCTGGGCGGCTGA
- the ykgO gene encoding type B 50S ribosomal protein L36: MKIRNSLKSLKDRHRDNRVIRRRGRTYVINKTNRRFKARQG, encoded by the coding sequence ATGAAGATCCGCAACAGCCTGAAGTCGCTCAAGGACCGCCATCGCGACAACCGCGTGATCCGTCGCCGCGGGCGCACCTACGTCATCAACAAGACGAATCGCCGCTTCAAGGCCCGCCAGGGCTGA
- a CDS encoding DUF4136 domain-containing protein: MRSAVLVLLAGLPLAACATGPQTFPVEATRFHYDAVAQRGTIAVEPLAGPSSASLEYKTYAAAVQAELLKNGFTSPAAGAKPDFIATVGFTRADRALPPRGSPVRIGLGAGAGSGGWRGGGGIGGGINFPIGNSPARWGVVTELAVRIRHGADAVWEGQAQSLTDTTAPDADAASVAARLASALFKDFPGESGRTIEVK, encoded by the coding sequence ATGCGCAGCGCCGTCCTTGTCCTCCTTGCGGGCCTGCCGCTCGCCGCCTGCGCCACCGGGCCGCAGACCTTTCCGGTCGAGGCCACGCGCTTCCACTATGACGCCGTTGCGCAGCGCGGCACGATCGCGGTGGAGCCGCTCGCCGGCCCCTCCTCGGCCAGCCTGGAGTACAAGACCTATGCCGCCGCGGTGCAGGCCGAGCTGCTGAAGAACGGCTTCACCAGCCCCGCGGCGGGCGCGAAGCCCGACTTCATCGCCACCGTCGGCTTCACCCGCGCCGACCGCGCGCTGCCGCCGCGCGGGTCGCCGGTGCGGATCGGGCTGGGCGCGGGGGCGGGCAGCGGCGGCTGGCGCGGCGGCGGCGGGATCGGCGGGGGGATCAACTTCCCGATCGGCAATTCGCCCGCGCGCTGGGGCGTCGTCACCGAGCTGGCGGTGCGCATCCGCCACGGCGCCGACGCGGTGTGGGAGGGTCAGGCGCAGTCGCTGACCGACACCACCGCCCCCGACGCGGATGCCGCCTCGGTCGCCGCGCGGCTGGCGTCGGCATTGTTCAAGGACTTCCCCGGCGAATCGGGCCGCACGATCGAGGTGAAATGA
- a CDS encoding M14-type cytosolic carboxypeptidase: MTLSINAAFDGGNIRTVAIQESGDRVRCDLEIVHDQQSDFFQWFYFRAAGVAGRRVTFRILNAGQSAYPFGWPGYRTRASTDLAAWRTIDTRYEGGVLSFDWAGAEGQDLAWFAYFAPYTMEMHQRLIARIAARPGVAYRALGQSLDGQPIDYLRLGTGPKQVWLYARQHPGESMAEWWMEGALDWLTSPAAAALLAAATVHVVPNMNPDGTRRGHLRTNAAGVNLNREWSHPTAERSPEVACVLAEMDRTGVTFALDVHGDEAIPANFIAGFEGIPSWTDAHGAKFTDFGRRLAAHTPDFQTEKGYDRAAPGTANLAMSTNQLAERFGAVSVTLEMPFKDHDPNPDPEFAWSGERSKTLAVSCLEVLAGMIDTL; the protein is encoded by the coding sequence ATGACGCTGTCCATCAACGCCGCCTTCGACGGCGGCAACATCCGCACCGTCGCCATCCAGGAGTCGGGCGATCGTGTCCGCTGCGACCTGGAGATCGTCCACGATCAGCAGTCGGACTTCTTCCAGTGGTTCTACTTCCGCGCCGCGGGCGTCGCCGGGCGGCGCGTGACGTTCCGCATCCTGAACGCGGGGCAGAGCGCCTATCCGTTCGGCTGGCCGGGCTATCGCACCCGCGCCTCGACCGACCTCGCCGCATGGCGCACCATCGACACCCGGTACGAGGGCGGCGTGCTGTCGTTCGACTGGGCCGGCGCGGAGGGGCAGGACCTCGCCTGGTTCGCCTATTTCGCGCCCTATACGATGGAGATGCACCAGCGCCTGATCGCGCGCATCGCCGCGCGTCCGGGCGTCGCCTACCGCGCGCTGGGCCAGTCGCTCGACGGCCAGCCGATCGACTATCTCCGGCTCGGCACGGGGCCGAAGCAGGTGTGGCTCTACGCACGCCAGCATCCCGGCGAATCGATGGCCGAATGGTGGATGGAGGGCGCGCTCGACTGGCTCACCAGCCCCGCCGCGGCGGCGCTGCTGGCGGCGGCGACCGTCCATGTCGTCCCCAATATGAACCCCGACGGCACGCGGCGCGGGCACCTGCGCACCAATGCGGCGGGGGTGAACCTCAACCGCGAATGGTCGCACCCGACCGCGGAGCGCAGCCCCGAGGTCGCCTGCGTGCTGGCGGAGATGGACCGCACCGGCGTCACCTTCGCGCTCGACGTCCACGGCGACGAGGCGATCCCCGCCAATTTCATCGCCGGGTTCGAGGGTATTCCGTCCTGGACCGACGCGCACGGCGCGAAATTCACCGATTTCGGTAGGCGACTCGCCGCGCATACCCCCGATTTCCAGACCGAGAAGGGCTATGACCGCGCCGCGCCGGGCACCGCCAACCTCGCCATGTCGACCAACCAGCTCGCCGAGCGCTTCGGCGCGGTGTCGGTGACGCTGGAGATGCCGTTCAAGGACCACGACCCCAATCCCGACCCCGAATTCGCGTGG